In Rosa chinensis cultivar Old Blush chromosome 1, RchiOBHm-V2, whole genome shotgun sequence, a genomic segment contains:
- the LOC112177956 gene encoding gibberellin 20 oxidase 1 translates to MLAMPVPAPAEQTPMVFDSQVIQYQSNIPSQFIWPDHEKPTPDRQDLLSPAIDLNGFLSGDPAIVANSIRSVDEACKKHGFFLIVNHGVDPELIAKAHEYMDVFFKMKLSEKQRAQRKVGESYGYTSSFTGRFNSKLPWKETLSFRYSAESQSSTVVKDYFVNVLGEDFKEIGKFYQEYTEVMNKLSHGILELLGLSLGVGREYFKEFYGGNDSIMRLNYYPMCQKPDLTLGTGPHRDPTSLTILHQDQVGGLEVFFDEKWHTVTPVLGSFVINIGDTFMALCNGIYKSCLHRAVVNNKTVRKSLAFFLNPSKDRVVTPPASLISSDNPRLYPDFTWPTLLEFTQKHYRADMSTMDAFSDWINKQKGGEEKKERGN, encoded by the exons atgttGGCCATGCCGGTGCCTGCTCCTGCTGAGCAAACCCCTATGGTTTTCGACTCCCAAGTCATTCAGTACCAATCCAACATTCCTTCCCAGTTCATATGGCCGGACCACGAGAAGCCGACCCCCGACAGGCAGGACCTTCTCTCTCCGGCTATCGACCTCAACGGCTTCCTCAGCGGCGACCCTGCCATCGTCGCGAACTCAATTCGTTCGGTCGACGAGGCCTGCAAGAAGCATGGTTTCTTCCTCATTGTGAACCACGGAGTTGATCCGGAGCTCATTGCGAAAGCTCACGAGTACATGGACGTGTTCTTTAAGATGAAGCTCTCGGAGAAGCAAAGGGCTCAGAGGAAGGTTGGTGAGAGCTACGGTTATACTAGTAGCTTCACCGGCAGGTTTAATTCCAAACTTCCATGGAAAGAAACACTTTCTTTCAGGTACTCTGCTGAGAGCCAGAGCTCAACAGTCGTCAAGGACTACTTTGTGAATGTGTTGGGTGAAGATTTCAAAGAAATCGG gAAGTTCTACCAAGAATACACAGAAGTGATGAACAAACTATCTCATGGAATACTGGAACTATTGGGACTGAGCCTGGGAGTTGGGCGGGAGTACTTCAAAGAGTTCTACGGAGGAAACGATTCAATCATGAGGTTGAACTACTATCCAATGTGCCAAAAACCAGATCTAACACTGGGAACTGGGCCTCACCGTGATCCCACTTCCTTGACAATCCTTCATCAGGACCAAGTAGGCGGACTTGAAGTGTTTTTCGATGAGAAGTGGCACACCGTTACTCCTGTCCTTGGTTCTTTCGTTATCAACATTGGTGATACTTTTATG GCTCTGTGCAACGGGATTTACAAGAGCTGCTTACACAGGGCTGTGGTAAACAACAAAACTGTAAGGAAATCTCTTGCTTTCTTTCTCAATCCAAGCAAGGACAGAGTAGTGACTCCACCAGCAAGTTTGATCAGTTCTGATAACCCGAGATTGTACCCGGACTTTACTTGGCCTACTCTGCTAGAGTTTACCCAGAAACACTACAGGGCTGACATGAGCACCATGGATGCTTTCTCGGACTGGATTAATAAGCAGAAAGGtggagaggaaaagaaagaacgaGGAAACTAG
- the LOC112179116 gene encoding gibberellin 20 oxidase 1: MLAMLVPAPAEQTPMVFDSQVIQYQSNIPSQFIWPDHEKPSPDRPDLLAPAIDLNGFLSGDPAIVANSIRSVDEACKKHGFFLIVNHGVDPELIAKAHEYMDVFFEMKLSEKQRAQRKVGESNGYTSSFTGRFNSKLPWKETLSFRYSAESQSSTVVKDYFVNVLGEDFREIGKLYQEYSEVMNKLSNGILELLGLSLGVAREYFKEFYDGNDSIMRLNYYPMCQKPDLTLGTGPHCDPTSLTILHQDQVGGLEVFLDEKWHTVTPVLGSFVVNIGDTFMALCNGIYKSCLHRAVVNNRTVRKSLAFFLNPNKDRVVTPPASLISADNPRLYPDFTWPTLLEFTQKHYRADMSTIDAFSDWINEQKGGEEKKEQGN; the protein is encoded by the exons ATGTTGGCCATGCTGGTGCCTGCTCCTGCTGAGCAAACCCCTATGGTTTTCGACTCCCAAGTCATTCAGTACCAATCGAACATCCCTTCCCAGTTCATATGGCCGGACCACGAAAAGCCGAGCCCCGACCGGCCGGACCTTCTCGCTCCGGCCATCGACCTCAACGGCTTCCTCAGCGGCGATCCTGCCATCGTCGCGAACTCGATTCGTTCGGTCGACGAGGCCTGCAAGAAGCATGGATTCTTCCTCATTGTGAACCACGGAGTTGATCCGGAGCTCATTGCGAAAGCTCACGAGTACATGGACGTGTTCTTTGAGATGAAGCTCTCGGAGAAGCAAAGGGCTCAGAGGAAGGTTGGTGAGAGCAACGGTTATACTAGTAGCTTCACCGGCAGGTTTAACTCCAAACTTCCATGGAAAGAAACACTTTCTTTCAGGTACTCTGCTGAGAGCCAGAGCTCTACAGTCGTTAAGGACTACTTTGTGAATGTGTTGGGTGAAGATTTCAGAGAAATCGG GAAGCTCTACCAAGAATACTCGGAAGTGATGAACAAACTATCCAATGGGATACTGGAGCTACTGGGACTGAGCCTGGGAGTTGCGCGGGAGTACTTCAAAGAGTTCTACGATGGAAACGATTCGATCATGAGGTTGAACTACTATCCAATGTGCCAAAAACCAGATCTGACACTGGGAACTGGGCCTCACTGTGATCCCACTTCCTTGACAATCCTTCATCAGGATCAAGTAGGGGGACTTGAAGTGTTTTTGGATGAGAAGTGGCACACCGTTACTCCTGTCCTTGGTTCTTTCGTTGTCAACATTGGTGATACTTTCATG GCTCTGTGCAATGGTATTTACAAGAGCTGCTTGCACAGGGCTGTGGTAAACAACAGAACTGTAAGGAAATCTCTTGCTTTCTTTCTCAATCCAAACAAGGACAGAGTAGTGACTCCACCAGCAAGTTTGATCAGTGCTGATAACCCGAGATTGTACCCAGACTTTACTTGGCCTACTCTGCTAGAGTTTACCCAGAAACACTACAGGGCTGACATGAGCACCATTGATGCTTTCTCGGACTGGATTAATGAGCAGAAAGGtggagaggaaaagaaagaacaagGAAACTAG
- the LOC112179106 gene encoding polygalacturonate 4-alpha-galacturonosyltransferase has translation MAVKRGLHRNRAAGSRFPIAVFIFVLLLVPLIFFVGRGLYTSDQNEILSGPGEKNLDWRERVALQHAKSLFSKEVIDVIAASTNDMGPLSLDFFRKNNLSASWKVIGEKTSVATDPEINLTAVDAKQETSRVKVDDDSDNLAQPLDPAKLARRQLRESRRASRATELTQHDDESIVKLESAAIERSKSVDSAVLGKYSIWRKENENENSDSTVRLMRDQIIMARVYLSIAKMKNKPDLYAQLQTRLRESQRALGETTADADLPKSAPERIKAMGQVLSKSREQLYDCNLVTGKLRAMLQSADEQVRSLKKQSTFLSQLAAKTIPNGIHCLSMRLTIDYYLLPMEKRKFPRSENLENPSLYHYALFSDNVLAASVVVNSTVKNAKDPSKHVFHLVTDKLNFGAMNMWFLLNPPGKATIHVENVDEFKWLNSSYCPVLRQLESAAMKNYYFKADHPTTLSSGASNLKYRNPKYLSMLNHLRFYLPQVYPKLDKILFLDDDIVVQKDLTGLWAVDLHGKVNGAVETCGESFHRFDKYLNFSNPHIARNFDPNACGWAYGMNMFDLKEWKKKDITGIYHKWQNMNEERTLWKLGTLPPGLITFYGLTHPLQKSWHVLGLGYNPSLDRNEIENAAVVHYNGNMKPWLELAMTKYRGYWTKYIKYDHPYLRSCKLSE, from the exons ATGGCGGTGAAGCGCGGGCTCCACCGGAACCGAGCCGCCGGATCTCGATTCCCTATTGCGGTTTTTATATTCGTCCTGCTTCTCGTTCCCTTGATTTTCTTCGTCGGCCGTGGCCTCTACACCTCCG ATCAAAATGAGATATTATCTGGTCCTGGTGAAAAG AATTTGGATTGGAGGGAACGAGTGGCGCTGCAACATGCCAAATCTCTTTTCTCAAAAGAG GTCATTGATGTGATTGCAGCCAGCACAAATGACATGGGGCCTTTGAGCCTTGATTTCTTCAGAAAAAACAATTTGTCAGCTTCGTGGAAAGTCATTGGGGAAAAGACATCTGTTGCAACAGATCCTGAG ATAAATTTGACAGCCGTAGATGCAAAACAAGAGACATCTAGGGTTAAAGTGGATGATGATTCAG ATAATCTTGCTCAACCTCTTGATCCTGCAAAACTAGCCCGAAGG CAATTAAGAGAGAGCAGACGTGCAAGCCGTGCAACTGAGTTGACACAACATGATGATGAATCAATTGTAAAACTTGAAAGTGCAGCCATTGAACGCTCCAAATCAGTTGACTCGGCAGTTCTTGGAAAATACAGCATTTGGAGGAAAGAAAACGAGAATGAAAACTCTGACTCAACAGTGCGCTTGATGCGGGACCAAATCATAATGGCAAGGGTTTACTTAAGTATTGCGAAGATGAAGAACAAGCCTGATCTGTATGCGCAACTACAGACTCGACTAAGAGAATCTCAGCGTGCATTGGGAGAGACAACTGCTGATGCAGATTTACCTAAAAG TGCACCGGAGAGAATAAAAGCTATGGGCCAAGTTCTTTCAAAGTCGAGAGAGCAACTGTATGATTGTAACCTGGTCACTGGAAAGCTGAGAGCAATGCTTCAGTCTGCAGATGAACAAGTGCGGAGCTTGAAGAAGCAGAGCACATTCCTTAGTCAGTTAGCTGCCAAGACCATACCAAATGGAATCCACTGCTTGTCTATGCGCCTAACCATAGATTATTACCTCCTTCCTATGGAGAAGAGAAAATTCCCTAGAAGTGAGAACTTGGAAAATCCTAGTCTTTATCATTACGCTCTCTTCTCTGACAATGTCTTGGCTGCATCGGTCGTTGTCAACTCTACTGTCAAGAATGCCAAG GATCCTTCAAAACATGTATTCCATCTTGTTACTGATAAGCTTAACTTTGGAGCCATGAATATGTGGTTCTTATTGAATCCTCCTGGAAAGGCAACAATTCATGTTGAAAATGTTGATGAGTTTAAGTGGCTTAACTCATCATACTGCCCAGTTCTGCGGCAACTTGAGTCTGCCGCAATGAAAAACTATTATTTCAAGGCTGACCATCCTACCACTCTCTCATCTGGGGCTTCTAATCTGAAGTACCGCAACCCAAAGTATCTCTCAATGCTTAATCATCTGAGGTTCTATCTTCCGCAGGTTTATCCCAAGTTGGATAAGATCTTGTTTCTTGATGATGACATTGTTGTCCAGAAAGACTTAACTGGATTGTGGGCAGTGGATCTACATGGAAAAGTGAATGGTGCAGTAGAAACCTGTGGTGAGAGCTTCCATCGTTTTGATAAGTATCTAAACTTTTCAAATCCCCATATTGCAAGAAACTTTGATCCAAATGCATGTGGATGGGCGTATGGAATGAACATGTTTGATCTGAAGGAGTGGAAAAAGAAAGATATAACTGGTATCTATCACAAGTGGCAGAACATG AATGAAGAGAGGACACTGTGGAAACTTGGAACACTACCTCCAGGGCTAATCACATTTTACGGGCTGACACATCCATTGCAGAAGTCATGGCATGTGCTTGGTTTGGGCTATAATCCAAGTCTTGATAGGAACGAGATTGAGAACGCAGCTGTTGTACACTATAATGGTAACATGAAACCATGGCTGGAGTTGGCGATGACAAAGTACCGAGGATACTGGACAAAGTACATCAAGTATGACCATCCCTATCTTCGCAGCTGCAAGCTAAGTGAATGA
- the LOC112179124 gene encoding histone deacetylase complex subunit SAP18, giving the protein MAGVAQPPKRGLPPPPRPRFGPVDREKTCPLLLRVFTKAGSHHVNDDFAVRGKEPKDEVQIYTWKDASLRELTDLVKEVAPAARRRNAKLSFAFVYPDKRGRFVVREVGQTFSFGNGRLDDGKTLAELGFEIGDYLDVAIM; this is encoded by the exons ATGGCCGGAGTAGCCCAACCACCGAAGAGAGGATTACCACCGCCTCCTCGCCCTCGATTTGGCCCTGTCGATCGCGAAAAG ACTTGCCCCTTATTGCTTCGAGttttcactaag GCTGGAAGCCATCATGTCAATGATGATTTTGCAGTGAGAGGCAAGGAGCCGAAGGATGAGGTTCAAATTTATACATGGAAGGATGCTTCACTTCGTGAGTTAACTGATCTG GTCAAAGAGGTTGCCCCCGCAGCAAGACGGAGGAATGCAAAACTGTCCTTTGCTTTTGTATATCCAGATAAACGTGGCCGTTTCGTAGTCAGAGAG GTGGGGCAAACCTTTTCTTTTGGAAATGGAAGACTCGATGATGGCAAGACTTTGGCTGAGCTTGGCTTTGAG ATCGGAGACTACTTGGACGTGGCAATTATGTAG